One Thermodesulfovibrionia bacterium DNA window includes the following coding sequences:
- a CDS encoding inositol monophosphatase family protein produces the protein MNINELRRIGKRLITEIPPLLDELRKREALGKGAGGDKTFPIDKKAEDIIIEEVERSKKPITIISEECGVKEMNGGGPRLLIDPIDGSRNAISGVALFSTSIALVQGDTVGETAIGYIINLTSGDEYWAIKGEGSFLNNKRITVQQDDEPKAIAYEAQTPKVDIAKILPLLSLYNRTRCFGSTALDMAFLAQGALSTFIIPYPTRSFDMAAGYLLVKEAGGVITGLDGNDIDKTVIGVTRTTALLVSANMKLHNKALEALRNKE, from the coding sequence ATGAATATAAACGAGCTGAGAAGGATAGGCAAAAGATTAATAACTGAGATACCGCCGCTCCTTGATGAACTCCGCAAGCGAGAGGCGCTTGGCAAAGGCGCAGGCGGTGACAAGACCTTTCCTATAGATAAAAAGGCAGAGGATATAATCATCGAAGAGGTTGAGAGATCAAAGAAGCCGATAACAATTATATCTGAAGAGTGCGGGGTCAAAGAGATGAACGGCGGCGGGCCAAGGCTGCTCATCGACCCGATAGACGGAAGCAGGAACGCCATTAGCGGGGTTGCGCTATTCTCAACATCAATAGCACTTGTTCAAGGCGACACTGTCGGAGAAACAGCCATCGGCTACATCATAAACCTGACGAGCGGTGATGAGTACTGGGCGATAAAGGGTGAAGGAAGTTTTCTGAACAATAAGCGTATTACGGTTCAGCAGGATGATGAACCGAAGGCAATCGCATATGAGGCGCAGACTCCGAAGGTTGATATAGCAAAGATACTCCCGCTGCTTTCGCTCTATAACAGGACAAGATGCTTCGGCTCCACAGCGCTGGACATGGCATTCCTCGCGCAAGGCGCCTTGAGCACATTCATAATCCCGTACCCCACAAGGAGCTTTGATATGGCTGCCGGGTATCTTCTTGTGAAAGAGGCTGGCGGCGTCATAACAGGCCTCGATGGAAATGATATAGATAAGACAGTTATCGGTGTGACAAGAACAACCGCGCTGCTTGTCTCCGCAAATATGAAACTGCATAATAAGGCATTAGAAGCATTAAGAAATAAAGAATGA
- the uvrC gene encoding excinuclease ABC subunit UvrC, whose translation MDFTNKLRQAPSSPGIYIMKGAKEKTIYVGKAKNLSNRLRSYFQKSAALDNRKAKMVEEIRDFEYIVTENEIEALALEANFIKQFKPKFNIILRDDKNYPYLKLTLNETWPRLEVVRKIDKDGSLYFGPYVVSGIMWEMLKFIEHGFPIRPCRYNMDKPFRPCVQHQMSRCLAPCDKSKRSDKDHDLYMKTVNEVKFFLIGEKKELLSSLHHRIASLSGEQRYEDAAQVRDTLSNIERAWESQRVIAPELGDMDVIGLFKEDNEALVFMLFIRHGQVIGQKDFFLKNAGDTEESELVESFIEQFYSKEILIPPRIVIPINADLKLEKEWLTKKRGKAVSLSYARGEHEKKVLNMANENALFALSKHKDKKVDSTLLSVKELLKLKNIPERIEAVDISNISGSEAVGAFIVWEDGEFLKDDYRVYKIKTVKGIDDFAMMEEVIKRHLKVFAEESREMPQLILIDGGKGQLKSAMNALKEFGLSFDIAAIAKAKTVKDKQEPDRIFLPGRRDAIPLDPFMPSTHLLQRIRDEVHRFVITFHKKLRTKRTLRSPLEDIKGIGKTRRLLLLRHFGGLDAIRKASVEEIAGLKGMNSKVAELIKKSI comes from the coding sequence ATGGATTTCACAAACAAACTCCGTCAGGCCCCGTCCTCTCCAGGCATCTATATAATGAAAGGGGCGAAGGAGAAGACGATATATGTCGGAAAGGCAAAGAACCTCAGCAACAGGCTCAGGTCATACTTTCAGAAGTCCGCGGCCCTTGATAACCGAAAGGCAAAGATGGTGGAGGAGATCAGGGACTTTGAATATATCGTTACGGAGAACGAGATAGAGGCGCTTGCGCTTGAGGCTAACTTCATAAAGCAGTTCAAGCCGAAGTTCAACATAATCCTGCGCGACGACAAGAATTACCCGTACCTCAAACTCACTTTGAACGAGACATGGCCGAGGCTCGAGGTTGTGAGAAAGATAGATAAGGACGGTTCGCTCTATTTCGGCCCTTATGTTGTTTCAGGCATTATGTGGGAGATGCTCAAGTTCATAGAGCATGGCTTCCCGATCAGGCCATGCAGGTACAACATGGACAAGCCTTTCAGGCCGTGTGTCCAGCACCAGATGTCGAGGTGCCTCGCGCCCTGCGATAAATCAAAGCGCTCAGACAAAGACCATGATCTCTATATGAAGACGGTGAACGAGGTAAAGTTCTTTCTCATAGGCGAGAAGAAGGAGCTTCTCTCAAGCCTTCATCACAGGATTGCGTCCCTTTCCGGAGAGCAGAGGTATGAAGACGCAGCGCAGGTCAGGGATACATTAAGCAATATAGAAAGGGCATGGGAGTCGCAACGCGTCATCGCTCCTGAACTTGGAGACATGGATGTCATCGGACTGTTCAAGGAAGATAATGAGGCGCTCGTCTTTATGCTCTTTATCAGGCACGGACAGGTCATCGGGCAGAAAGACTTCTTCCTGAAGAATGCCGGTGATACTGAGGAGAGCGAGCTTGTGGAAAGCTTCATAGAGCAGTTCTATTCAAAAGAGATACTCATCCCGCCGAGGATAGTTATCCCGATCAATGCGGACCTTAAGTTGGAGAAAGAGTGGCTCACTAAGAAAAGGGGCAAGGCTGTGAGCCTCTCATACGCAAGAGGAGAGCATGAAAAGAAGGTGCTTAACATGGCAAATGAAAACGCCCTCTTTGCGCTTAGCAAACACAAAGACAAGAAGGTAGACTCAACGCTTCTCTCTGTAAAAGAACTTCTGAAATTAAAGAACATACCTGAAAGGATAGAGGCGGTTGATATATCAAACATCTCAGGTTCTGAGGCGGTGGGAGCGTTTATTGTCTGGGAAGACGGTGAGTTTCTCAAAGACGACTACAGAGTTTACAAGATAAAGACAGTAAAAGGCATTGATGACTTTGCGATGATGGAGGAAGTTATCAAAAGGCATCTTAAGGTTTTTGCAGAAGAGAGCAGAGAGATGCCTCAGCTTATCCTGATTGACGGAGGCAAGGGGCAGCTTAAGTCTGCGATGAACGCGCTGAAAGAGTTCGGCCTCTCTTTTGATATAGCCGCTATTGCAAAGGCAAAGACCGTTAAAGATAAGCAGGAGCCGGACAGGATATTTCTTCCGGGCAGAAGAGATGCTATCCCATTAGACCCTTTTATGCCGTCAACTCATCTGCTTCAGCGGATACGCGATGAGGTTCACCGTTTTGTAATAACCTTTCATAAGAAACTCAGGACAAAGAGGACGCTCAGGTCTCCGCTTGAAGATATAAAGGGCATCGGCAAGACAAGAAGGCTCTTGCTCCTGCGGCATTTCGGCGGCCTTGATGCGATAAGAAAGGCATCGGTTGAGGAGATAGCCGGGCTGAAGGGAATGAACAGCAAGGTGGCTGAGCTGATAAAGAAGTCCATATAA